The sequence GGATGGGCGTGATGCTGTCCGCCGGCGGCGCGTTTCAATGGTGGAAAAACCGTTTCGGCTACGAGGAGCTGGAACGGGCGGCAGCCGAAGGCCGGGACGTGTACGATTGCCTCACGGAGCTTGCCGCAAGCGCTCCGCCGGGAAGCGAAGGCCTGTTGTTCCTGCCTTACCTCACCGGCGAACGGACGCCGCATCCCGATCCGCTGGCCCGGGGGGGGTTCGTGGGCCTGAACGTCCGCCACGACAAAGCCCACTTGACGAGAGCGGTGCTCGAAGGCATTACGTTCGGTCTCCGGGATTCCCTGGAGCTGATCAAGGAATCCGGCATCGCCATCACGGAGCTGCGCGTCAACGGCGGAGGAGCGCGCAGTCCTTTCTGGAGACAGATGATCGCCGATATCTTCGGGTATCCGGTCGTCACGGTCAACTCGACGGACGGTCCCGCTTACGGCGCCGCCGTCATGGCCGCCTCCGGCGTGCTCGGCCGTTCGATTGAATCGCTGTGCGGCGAATGGATCAAGACGGTGGACCGCACCGAACCGAACGAAGCGAACCGCGCCGCCTACGAGCCATATTACGAAGTATACCGCTGCCTTTATCCGGCGCTGCGCGACTCGTTCCGCCGCCTGAGCGCGCTGGCGGGCCAATAATCGAACAAACGGCGCATCGTCCTTCGATCCCGGGACGATGCGCCGTTTGCTTTGCGGGACATCCCGCAAAGCAAAAACCCCGCCCGAAGGCGAGGTTTCCGTCTAACCCGTATAACATTCACCCGCAGATGCCGGCCGGCAAACTGTTTTTGAAACCCGCTCTCGCAGGTGGGTGTCCGCAGCCGCGAATTTGAAGTCCCCGCAAGGGGGCATGTCAGCCGCGCGGCGATTAAGACTCCCTTCAACAATCCATTGGTTCAAAACAATCATAACCGATCGAACATCGCAGGAGAACCTTTTGCTTACTTGACATTATACCCGATTTGCCGCAAAAGTAAACGGAAATTCGTGGAATGGAACCCATTTTCGAATCTACGGCGTTTTTAATCCCGCCGTTCACGATTCCCGTCGGATTCGCCGCCGGACGGCAAGACCTGACCGTTCTCGCGGTTATTCGGCGCGTCCTCGGACCGGTCGGATGCATCCTCGCCTTCTTCCCCTGCGGCCTCCTCTTGCCGCTTCGCCTCTTCTTTCTCCTTCCATTTCTCCTGTTTGTCCTGCATCCGCGTGAACAGGCGGTAAAACTGGAAGAAGCTGTTGAGCCCGATCAGGCTGCCGAGGAAAAACGGAATCAGGAACGTGTACTTGGAGCTGATGTACAACAAGAATCCGTTCGTGACGAGCAGCGCGACGGAATTCAGCGGCGCGCCGATCGTCAGCAAAAACGTATTTTTCAGCAATTGTCCGAACGTGAGATTCAGATGAGACAGCAAGGAAAAGAAATTAAACAGCGCTGCGGCGTAAAGCACCGCAAATACGATAAAAACGATCCCTAAAAAGTTCCAGCCGGATTCTTGGGATATGTAGAACCGGTAATCCGCGTACAACACGTAGCCGAGCAGCACGAACACGACGCCGCCAAGCACGGCCTGCTTGAAATTTTCTTTGTACGACCGAAAAAACGTTTTCAACAATGGCGCGTCGGTGTCGCCCATCACCCATTTGCGGGTCATGGAGAACATGGCGGACGTACCGGGAAAGAAAAAGAGCGGCATGGACAGCGACACCCAGAACAAAACGCCCTGGAAGGCCGCCAGTTGCTCTTGCTCCGTGCCTTGGATGGCGCCTACGCCGAATATGCCGAGCAGCAGGATGAAAAAAGGGAGAGATACCAAAATCCACAATACATTGGTGACGGACAACCTCATGATCCATTCGGAGATTCGGTAGAGACCGCCCATCATGCCGCGCATTTCCACGACAGTCATCCCCCATTCTGCGGTAGTTGCGAGTCGCGTCGATCGGATTGAAGAGTCGATTTTGGAAAAGAGCCCCGGGCTTTCCGGCCAAGGGCTCCTCCGTTACCTGGCAAGCTTATTCCTGGTTCGCGCTGTCCTGCCGCTGAGCGCGATCGCCGCCGTAATCCCGGCGGCGGTCGTCGCCGTAGCCGCCACGGCCGTTGTTACCGCCGCGGCTGCCGCCATAACCGCCACGGCTTCCGCCGTAGCCGCCTCGGCCGCCATAGCCGCCGCGCCCGTCACGGTTGCCGCTGCCGAAGTTCACGCGGCGCCCGCTGGAGCGGACATCGTTGAACGGACGGCGTTTTTTGGCCCGGATCGGATCTTCCGGCGTCAGCTCGATCACGACATCTTTCTTGTCGCCCGTCAGCAGCTTAAACGCGGCAGACAGCAGATGAACGGAATCGTATTGTTCGAGCAGTTGAATCGAAATTCCCTTGTATTCGGAGAATTCTTCCTTCTCGATCACTTCGATGAGACGTTCCGCGATCACCTTTTGTTTGCCTTCGATCGCATCGGCCATGCTTGGCATCGGCTTGCGGGCGATCCGATGGCGCGTGATGCGTTCGATCAGATGCAGATGGTCGATCTCGCGCGGCGTCACGAACGTCCACGCGGTTCCTTCGCGGCCCGCGCGGCCCGTACGGCCGATGCGATGGACGTAGCTCTCCGGGTCCTGCGGAAGGTCGAAGTTGATGACGTGGGTCACGCCCGACACGTCCAGGCCGCGGGCCGCGACATCCGTCGCCACGAGCACGTCGATGCTGTTCTCGCGGAACTTGCGCATGACGTTATCCCGTTGATTTTGGGACAGATCGCCATGCAGCCCTTCGGCGGAATAACCGCGCTTCTGAAGCGCTTCGGACAACTCGTCGACGCGGCGCTTCGTCCGGCCGAACACGATCGCCAGCTCCGGCGATTCCATATCCAGCAGCCGGCACAGCACTTCGAATTTTTGTCTCTCGTTGAGTTCGATATACGCCTGCTGGATGGAAGGCGCGCTCACCTGCTTCGGCACGACCGACACATGCTCGGGATTGCGAAGGAATTGGTTGGCGAGCCGTTGGATGTTCGGAGGCATCGTCGCCGAGAACAGCATCGTGTGACGGTTTTCGGGAACCAGGCTGAGAATGGACGTAATATCGTCCATGAAGCCCATATCCAGCATCTCGTCGGCTTCGTCCAGCACGACCGTCTGAACGTCGTCGAGCTTGATCGTTTTTCGGTTGATGTGATCCAGCAGACGTCCCGGCGTACCGATGATGATCTGCGGTTTTTTCTTCAGGGCGCGAATTTGGCGGGAGATGTCTTGACCGCCGTAAATCGGCAGCGAGCGGATGCCCTTGAACCGCCCCAGTTTGCTGATTTCTTCGGCGACCTGGATCGCCAGCTCGCGAGTCGGGCACATGATCAGGGAGACGATGCGCTCCTCGCTCGGTTGGATTTTGCTCACCAGCGGGATGCCGAAAGCGGCCGTCTTGCCTGTTCCGGTCTGCGCCTGTCCGATCAAATCTCTGCCTTCCATCGCTATCGGGATGGTCTTCTCCTGAATGGGCGTCGCTTCCTCAAATCCCATTTCGGTAATAGCGCGAAGCACCTTTGGATCGAGACCGAGTTCTTGAAATGTCACCAATCGTTCCTACTCCTTTTCCTAAGCCGGCTGTTAAGCCGGTCTGCTCATGTATCTAATGTTTATCCCGACAAGTATACCATAGAGTTTTATTCTTTTTCCAGTCAAGGTATGGCGGAGACTCCGAATTCGGATACTATCCCCAGAGGTGGGTCCGCATGAACGGCAATCCGAAGAGCGGTTCGGGCGCTTTATCCGGCGTTTTGAAATACGTGCGCCATATCCGCGACACGGCGATCGTCTCGCTCGGGGCGCTCGCCATATCCGCAGGCTTCAACTTGTTTCTTATTCCGCAACAATTGTTGAGCGGGGGCGTCTCCGGCATCGCCATGATCGTCGGATATTATACGGGATTCGAGATTCCGATCCTGTATCTGGTGCTGAATCTGCCCATTTTGATCTGGGGGCTCGTCTCCATCGGCCGGCGCTTCGTGGCGCTCAGCATCTGGTCCGTCGCCCTGACGACCTGGCTGATGCAGCTCCTGCCCGTGCCGTCTGGCGCGTCCATCGATCCGGTTCTCGCCTCCGTCTTCGGCGGGGTGCTCGTCGGCGCCGGCACCGGGTATTCGCTCCGCTTCGGCGGCTCCAGCGGCGGATTCGACATCCTCGGCTCCATCTTGACGCGCCGGCTTGATTTCCCCCTGGGCATGGTCATCTTCGCGCTGAACGGCATCGTCGTGCTCGCTCTCGGCTATTTGTACGGCTGGGGGCTCGCGCTGTATTCGATGCTCTCGATCTACATTACGGGCAAAATCGTCGATATGATCCATATCCGCCACATCAAGGTGACCGCCTTCATCGTGACCTCGCGGACGAAGGAGATCGCCGAGCGGCTGCTGAACATCCCCCGAGGGGTCACGGTAATCAGCACCAGGGGCGCCTTCAGCAATACGGAACGCGATATGCTGATGACCGTCACGACACGGTACGAGCTCGCCGACTTGCGCCGGATTATCCGGGAAGTCGACCCGAGAGCGTTCGTCAATATCGTGGAGACCGTCGAAGTTCTCGGCGAGTTCCGCCGGACACGTTCCCCTTGAAGCCCGCAATGTGCTATAATAAAGAGCGCGCGCAACTCTGGCGCCTCCGCCTGTTCACTAGCGATACGTCGGCAATCTGTTTTTTGAGCGGTTCGGGTACTGATTCGACATGGATCGGGAGGGAAACGCATGGAAACGGTCACGTTATCACGACTGGTGAAGGAGTTCGCTCCGGAATGGCGGGAGGTACTCAGCAAGGACGAGCTGGATTCCCTGATCGTGCTCCGCGACGGAGTATCCGCGCTGGAACCGGAGGATGTGCTGGAGATCGTCCAGCACAGCATTTGCGAACATCAGCACAACAAACTCCTCAATTGAGCCACCGGCCGCGGCAGAAGCCGCGGCCGAGCTTTTTCGCCGCGGGCCGGTCATTCGGGATTCAGTTCGATGACGTAACCCGCGCCCTTTTCGATGCGTTTTTTCTCGATAACCGCCATCGACCGGACCTTCGGCGGGGCGATATAATATTTTTCAAGCGTCACTTCGGCGTGCGCAAACGCAGCGGCATCCGATTCCGCGATGACGACAAGCGCAACCGACTTGTCTTCCAATTCCGCTTCAACCCTGTACATAAACATGTTTGCAAGCTCTCCCTTTCTCGTTCCGGCCGGCCGGAGTCTCCTCGTCAAGTCCGGTTATTATCGTAACAGATTCGCCGGCGTTTTGCGAACGAAGAAACGGAGATTTACAATAAGGTTCAAATCCCGTCAATCTGCTGAGGAGGTCGTCCCATGTTACGCATCGGTCAAGCGGCTCCCGTCTTCACGGCGGACAGCACGCAAGGAAGCATTCGGCTGGAGGAGCATATCGGCAAGCGGCCGATCGTGCTGATCTTCTATCCGAAGGACAATACGCCCGGCTGCACGGCCCAACTGTGCGCGGTGCGCGACTCGCGCCGGCAGTACGCCGAATACGACGCGCTCGTGCTGGGCGTCAACGCCGGTTCGCTGGAATCCCACCGCCAGTTCGCCGAAAAGCACGGCTACGATTTTCCGATCGTTCACGACGAAGGCGGCCGCATCCGCGACTTGTACGATGTCGGCAAAATATTGGGGCTGTTCCTCCAACAGCGGGTCGTATACGCGATCGGCCGGACCGGACGGATCATCTTCGCGCAAAAAGGCCATCCGCCGACAGCCGACATCCTGGAAGCGCTGAAGTACGACCGCGAAGGGCGGCGCATGCCGCTGGAAGCCGAACCGACGGAGGAGATCGAAGAATGAAAGCCGTTATCTATACGTCCGTCCCGTTGGATCAGCCGATTGCGAGGCAGTTGTCGCAGCTCCCTGCCGGCATCGAGCTGAGCGTGTGCCGCAATCCGGAGGAAGCCGCCGCCGAATTGGCCGATGCCGAAGCGCTGCTGATCGGCGGACGCATGAGCGCCGAGCTGCTGGAGCAGGCTCCCCGGCTGCGATGGATTCAGACCTTTTCCGCCGGCGTGGATCATCTCCCGCTGGAGGCGATCTCGCGCCGGGGCATCATCCTGACGGACGCTTCCGGCATCCACCGCATCCAGATGGCCGAATACGCCATCTGGCAGATGCTCAACTGGGTGCGGCGCGGACCGGAGCTGGCCCGGCTGCAGGCGCAAGCGTCCTGGAATCACCGGCTGGAGGTCGGCGAGCTTCACGGCTGCGCGGTCGGCATCGTCGGCGCGGGCGAGATCGGGCGCGCCGTTGCCCGGAAAGCCCGCGCGTTCGACATGACCGTGCTCGCCTACAACCGCAGCGGCAGCCCCGTTCCCGAAGCCGACCGGCTGTACACCGGCAGGCAGGGACTGCATGAGCTGCTGGCGGCCAGCGACTTCGTCGTCGTCGCGCTGCCCCTGACGCCCGAAACCAACGGCCTGATCGGGAGCGAGGAGCTGCGCCGGATGAAACCGGGCGCGTTCCTCGTGAACCTGGCCCGAGGGAGCGTCGTCCGCGAGAGCGACCTGATCGCCGCGCTTCGGGACGGCACGATCGCCGGGGCTGGACTCGACGTCTTCGAACGCGAGCCGCTTCCTCCGGAGTCGCCGCTGTGGCGCATGCCCAACGTCGTCGTGACGCCGCATATCGCCGGTTCGACGCCGCATTATCACGATCGGGCGCTGGCGCTGTTCCGCGATAACCTCGAACGGCTCGCCGGCGGCCGGCCGCTCCGCAACGTCGTGTCCTTCGAAGCCGGCTACTGAGCCGCACGCGCAAAAACCCGGAGATTCCCCTGGTCAACAGGCAAGGGATCTCCGGGTTTCTTGTCTTCGAACCTTCCGCGAATTAAAAAAAAGCCCGGGGTCGACTACCCCGGACCACGTTCGCGTCCGCCTTATTGCGACAGGCGCGCCGCCAGCTCGTACAGCTCCATGTTAAACGGTTTTTTGCTGTTGACGACGATATCGATATCGGTCGCGACCAGCTCGCCCTTAATGATGCCGCAAGCTTTGCCGGATTCGCCTTCGATCAGCTTGCGGACCGCAAAGTCTCCCAGACGGCTGGCCAGCACCCGGTCGTTGTGCGTCGGCGTGCCGCCGCGCTGGATATGGCCGAGCACCGTGACGCGGGACTCGATGCCGTTCATCTCGAACAGCTTGTTGGCGATGTCATGTCCGCTGCCGACGCCTTCGGCCACGACGATGATGCTGTGCCGCTTGCCGTTGGTGAAGTTCTCCTTCATGCGGTTGGCTACGCTCACCAGATCAACGGGCACTTCGGGCACGAGGATCGATTCCGCCCCGCTGGCCAGGCCGGCGTAGAGCGCGATATCGCCGCAATGGCGGCCCATAACCTCAACGACCGACGAACGCTCATGCGACGTCATCGTGTCCCGCAGTTTGTTGATCGCGTCCACGACGATGCTCACCGCGGTGTCGAAGCCGATCGTAAAATCCGTATACGCGATGTCGTTGTCGATCGTACCCGGCAGCGCCATCGTTTTGATGCCGAGCTTGCTCAGCTTGTTGGCGCCCTGGTAAGAACCGTCGCCGCCGATCACGACCAGTCCATCGATGCCGTGCTTGCGAAGGATGTCCGCCCCGCGCTGTTGGCCTTCGGGCGTCAAAAATTCCTTGCAGCGGGCCGTCTGCAGGATCGTGCCGCCGCGCTGGATAATGTCGCCTACGCTGCGGAGGTCCATCGGGCGGATATCTTCGTTGATCAGCCCCAGATAGCCGCGCTGAATTCCGTACACTTGCAGGCCGTGGAACAACGCGCTGCGCACGACAGAACGCACGGCGGCGTTCATGCCCTGGGAATCGCCCCCGCTGGTTAATACGGCAATGGATTTGACTTGAGACATAAGCATCCTCCTGCTCTTATGGAAAAGTTGAAGAAATGGTATCGTTAATCGTTGCGCCGGTCCCGCCGGCCCTTGGCCCGTCCCGTCATTCCGTCTGCGCGCGTTCGCGCCGCAGCGGCTGGCGCAAGCTGCGGGCGCGTATGTAGACGCTGTTGCCCCAGAAAAACAGCCGCATCCAGGGACTTCGGCGCATCAGACGGCGCCGGATGTGCCGAACGTCTTGTTGCCCCGATACTTTCGGGTCGGACAAATACAACGCCAGCAAGCCTTCGATGATCATCCGGTGAAACCGCCTCTCCGGCAACGCGGCCACGGCTTCCCGGGCCCGTTCCGCAACAAGCGCGATCCGTTCGGCCGTCTCCTCCCGCCCGCTGTAATAGCTGCAGAAGTTGAGATCGCCGCCCAGCCGGTCTTCCTCCTGATCGATCAAATAATCGAGCAGAATGTGCAGGCCGCATACGTACGGGAAATAAGCCTGCCGGATAGCCGCGACCCGTTCGGGCCGAAGGCCGGGATCGGCGGCGGCCGTAAACAGATAAAACATGGCCAATGTGGAGCCTGCCGCCGCCGCGAATTCGTTCCATTTGATGTCCGGATATCCGTCGCGATGGCGCTCCCACCAATCGAGCAGAGCCGTCTCCCGCAGATCCTTGCGAATATGCTTGTAGACCTGCAGATCTCCGTAAAGCCCCACGAGCCTGTCCACCTCGGACCGGACAAGCCCGTAAGAAGGCAGCCGCCTCACGCAGTTCTGACAAGTCCGGACGAGTTCGTCCAAATACCCGCCGTCGTCCCGCTCCCGGCGCAAGGCGTAATAGTCCGCCGGTTCCGCGTCGGGGTCGACCGCATCCAGCATCGACCGATGCAGCAGCCGGAAGTCGTCGGGATCGAGCGACGTGCTCCTGTCGCACAGATTGTCCAGATAATCGCTGATCGTCTGAAGCGCGACAATGAGCGGGATCAGCACGTTCGCCGCCGCGGGATGGAGCGCGGCGAACACGGCTCCGCCCTGGCAATGAAACTCTTTGCCGGCGATGCTGGCAAGAGCCTGGGTTCTCAGCTCCGGATCGGGGATGGACCCGGCGCGCCGCTTCCACACGTCCAGCGCCTCCCTGACGCCGGGGAGAACCTGGCGGTATACCCGATACATCAGCGACAAGGGCCCTGCCGGCGCCCGCTCGCTCCGCTGTGCGTTCACATGATCCACCCCGTTCATTATAGCCTATATCCCGCGCCGACGGAACATATCGGTTTTTACCCGTGCCGTTTGCCGTCTTCCGGCGCGCGGGCTTCGCCGTCCGTCGCCAGATCCTGCTGCGTCCGGTACCACAGATGCAGATCGGTAATCCGGCTCGCCAGCTCCGCGATGTCGGCATTCAGCTCGCAGCAGAGCCGGAAATCTTCCTCCTGGTCCATACGCGTCTGCTTTTCTATGATTTGGCGCTCCAACCGGATAATTTGATCGGGGATGCGTCCCCGGATCTGTTCCCATTCCGCAAGCGCCCGGATTCTCTCTTCGATCGGAATGTCGTCCCAGTTGCCCTGCAACGCCGGCAGCGGGATTCCGAGCCGGGCATCCTCCACGAACGATATCGCAGCCAACCGTGTTCCTCCTCCCAATCGCCATTCTTTTATTTTACCACGAGAACCGCAAAACGCGCATCATTCGTGGTATACTGGTTGAATCGGCCGGGAGATTCCGCCGTCATCTTATGCATATGGAACCGTACGCGGAACAAGGAGCGGAACGGTCGCCAAACGATCGGATGGAAACGGGAGGGCCAAGAAAAAAATGCAGACGATTGACGACAGACGCGTAACGTTACGGCAACTGCTTGTTTTTTTTCTGCCTCTGGGCTTGTCCGCAAGCCTCGTTACGATCTCGCATGTCATTATTAACGGGACATTGGCGCGCTCGCTTCACCCGGAAGCCGTAATCGCCGCTTATACGATCGCGATGAGCATGCTCGGCTTTACGGAGCGGCCCGCCGTCCTGCTGAGGCAGACCTGTTCGGCGCTCGTCCGCGACCGCCGGTCGTTCCGGGCCATGTCGGCGGTCGCCTGGACCGTGCTGGGCAGTATATTTATCTACGGACTTGTCATTTCATATACGCCGGCGGGAGAATGGATATTCCGCTCGCTGTTCGGCGCCGACGAGCATTTGCTGCCGGCCGTTCTGGCAGCCTACCGCGTGTTAATGTTCGTCAGCATTTTTTCCGGCATCCGCTGCCTGTATCACGGCATCATCATCAGCAACATGCGGACGAAGTGGCTGACGATCGGCATGATTATCCGGCTGGCCGGCATGTACGTCCTGTCTCTCTGGTTCACCCAAATCTACGGCGTAAAAGGAGCTTGGGTCGGGGCCGTCATCTTCTCCGTCGGCATGGCGATCGAAGCGGCCCTCAGCTTCGGTGAGGGACACCGGCTGTACCGGCGCATGCCGGATGTGCGGGAAGATCACGCCGTCAGCCGGCCTCGCGACATTTTTTCGTTCTACCGTCCGCTGCTGCTGTCCTCCTTCGTGGCGGTCTGGATCGGTCCCGTCATCTCCAAAATGATGGGGTACACCGACAACCTGGCGGTGTCGCTCGCTTCGTTCGGCGTCGCGGGCAGCTTGACGCAGCTTGTGATGAGTTTCTTCTCGTATCTGCACCAGATCGTGCTGAATTTTTACCGCAAGGACGCGGCGGCCGTGCGCAGATTCGCCCTCCTGTTCGGGTTTATGCCCGCCCTGCTGCTCGGCGTCATGGCGTATACGTCCGTCGGGCCCTGGATCATGCAGCATGTGCTCGGCATCAGCGGCAATCTGCTTAACGAAAGCCTGCGCACCCTGCGCGTGTTTATGCTCATGACGCTGGCTTTCCCGTGGCTCGATATCGGCAACGGCCTGCTGATGCTGCAAGGGCAGACCAAAGTCATGCTGCGGTCCCAGCTCGCCAATCTGACGGCAACCGTCCTGACGCTGGCGGTGTTCGTCTCCCTGGCGCCCGGCTGGAACGGCGCGATCGCCGCGCTTGCCCAATCCGGCGGCGTGGTTGCGGAGCTGTGCACCGTCTATTTGGCGCTCTACCTGGGCGCGAGAAATCAAAACCAAAACCGCCTGCCAGGCGCGAGGGGAATGCAGTTGTGATCCGTACATTCACGTTTTTCTACTATACGTCCATGGGCCTGATCGTCACTTATTTCCCGCTGTATTTCAGCGATAAAGGATTCACCGAAGCGCAGCTCGGCCTCCTGTACGCGTCCGGACCGTTTATTTCGATCGCCTCCAGCCTGTTCTGGGGCATTCTCAGCGACAAGCTGCAGACGGTCCGGAAAATCATGATCGTGCTGTTCGCCGGACAACTGTCGCTGATCGCCGCGCTGACGGGCATTGATTCGTTCTGGCCGCTGGTGGCGGCGATGATCGGCTTTTATTTCTTTCAGACGTCCGTCAACCCGCTGAACGACAGCTTGATCCTGCTTACGGTTCAACGCACGGGAGGCAAGCCTTCCTACCCTTCCTACCGGGTATGGGGATCGATCGGGTTCGCGGTGTCGGCGCTTGTCTGCGGCCAGGCGATGAAGCTTGTCGGCATCGACAAGACGCTGATCTTTACGTTTTGCAGCCTGTCGGTCGCGCTGGCTCTGGCGTTCTCGCTGCCCGAGCGTCAGGGGATGGATAAAAAGATGGAATTCCGCGGGGCCCTTCGCATCGTCGGCTCCCGGGCTGCCTTGTCCTTTCTGTTTATGGTGCTGCTGATCTCGCTGTCGCACCGGATGAACGACGCGTTTCTGGCCTTGCATATGCGCGAGCTGGGCGCTTCGGAGACTTGGGTCGGCTTGGCCTGGATGATCAGCGCCACCAGCGAGATTCCGGTGTTTTTCCTGCTGGCGAGATACGGGGACCGCTTCAAGGAGCTGCCGCTTCTCGCGATCTCCGCTTTCGTGTACACGATCCGGTTTATGCTTACGGGATATGTATCCAGCCCGGCGGCGATCATCGTCCTGCAGGCGATGCACAGCCTTTCTTACGGCATCTTCATGCTGACGGCCATGCGTTATCTGCAAACGATCGTGCCCGACGAATACCGCGCGACCGGCCAGGCGGTGTATACCGTTGTCTGGTCGGGTCTCGCCGGACTCGGGGCCGGACTGATCGGGGGCCAGGTCGCGCAATGGGCGGGCATGGGGGCAGTCTATTACGCCTCTGCGGCATTCGCCCTGTTGGCGGGGCTGGGTTTTCTGGTGCTGCACCTGGTCCCGGCTCTGTCGCGCCGGCACGCAAGCCCGTAGGTTAATACGGCATCGCGCCGAGCGGTCCCGATTCGCGTTGGACCAGCGAGCTGATTTTCACGAACGTCCAGTCCTCGCCGATCAGCGAGCGCGCTTCGCGCAGAACGGAGGTCGTATGAAGGCCGGTGTCGCCGACATGGCCGATCGCGATCATGTGAGGAGTTCCCGGGGTTTTCGCCATTTTGCGGACTTGCTTGCGGATCGCTCCCAGGCTGTTGGAGTCGTCCAGAAACAGGACATTGCGCAGCACCGGCACGCCGACCTCCTCGCCCACCTTCGGCACGACGCTTTGGTAATTGGTGCGGCTGTCGAGGAAAAACAATCCCCGCGCTTTGCACGTCTCCAGCACGACCCGCATGACCCGCTCGTCGGCCGTCGCTTTCGATCCCATATGATTGTTCATTCCGACCGCGTGGGGAACGTCGTCTATGGCTCTCTCGACGCGCTTGCGGATTTCCTCGTCCGACAAATCCGTCGTGATGGCACCGGGCCCGAGCCAGGACGGATTGCCTCGCTTCGGCTCCATCGGCATGTGGA comes from Paenibacillus thermoaerophilus and encodes:
- a CDS encoding multi antimicrobial extrusion protein MatE, which translates into the protein MQTIDDRRVTLRQLLVFFLPLGLSASLVTISHVIINGTLARSLHPEAVIAAYTIAMSMLGFTERPAVLLRQTCSALVRDRRSFRAMSAVAWTVLGSIFIYGLVISYTPAGEWIFRSLFGADEHLLPAVLAAYRVLMFVSIFSGIRCLYHGIIISNMRTKWLTIGMIIRLAGMYVLSLWFTQIYGVKGAWVGAVIFSVGMAIEAALSFGEGHRLYRRMPDVREDHAVSRPRDIFSFYRPLLLSSFVAVWIGPVISKMMGYTDNLAVSLASFGVAGSLTQLVMSFFSYLHQIVLNFYRKDAAAVRRFALLFGFMPALLLGVMAYTSVGPWIMQHVLGISGNLLNESLRTLRVFMLMTLAFPWLDIGNGLLMLQGQTKVMLRSQLANLTATVLTLAVFVSLAPGWNGAIAALAQSGGVVAELCTVYLALYLGARNQNQNRLPGARGMQL
- a CDS encoding DEAD/DEAH box helicase; translation: MVTFQELGLDPKVLRAITEMGFEEATPIQEKTIPIAMEGRDLIGQAQTGTGKTAAFGIPLVSKIQPSEERIVSLIMCPTRELAIQVAEEISKLGRFKGIRSLPIYGGQDISRQIRALKKKPQIIIGTPGRLLDHINRKTIKLDDVQTVVLDEADEMLDMGFMDDITSILSLVPENRHTMLFSATMPPNIQRLANQFLRNPEHVSVVPKQVSAPSIQQAYIELNERQKFEVLCRLLDMESPELAIVFGRTKRRVDELSEALQKRGYSAEGLHGDLSQNQRDNVMRKFRENSIDVLVATDVAARGLDVSGVTHVINFDLPQDPESYVHRIGRTGRAGREGTAWTFVTPREIDHLHLIERITRHRIARKPMPSMADAIEGKQKVIAERLIEVIEKEEFSEYKGISIQLLEQYDSVHLLSAAFKLLTGDKKDVVIELTPEDPIRAKKRRPFNDVRSSGRRVNFGSGNRDGRGGYGGRGGYGGSRGGYGGSRGGNNGRGGYGDDRRRDYGGDRAQRQDSANQE
- a CDS encoding tetraprenyl-beta-curcumene synthase family protein, yielding MYRVYRQVLPGVREALDVWKRRAGSIPDPELRTQALASIAGKEFHCQGGAVFAALHPAAANVLIPLIVALQTISDYLDNLCDRSTSLDPDDFRLLHRSMLDAVDPDAEPADYYALRRERDDGGYLDELVRTCQNCVRRLPSYGLVRSEVDRLVGLYGDLQVYKHIRKDLRETALLDWWERHRDGYPDIKWNEFAAAAGSTLAMFYLFTAAADPGLRPERVAAIRQAYFPYVCGLHILLDYLIDQEEDRLGGDLNFCSYYSGREETAERIALVAERAREAVAALPERRFHRMIIEGLLALYLSDPKVSGQQDVRHIRRRLMRRSPWMRLFFWGNSVYIRARSLRQPLRRERAQTE
- a CDS encoding DUF3906 family protein — encoded protein: MFMYRVEAELEDKSVALVVIAESDAAAFAHAEVTLEKYYIAPPKVRSMAVIEKKRIEKGAGYVIELNPE
- a CDS encoding YitT family protein, producing MNGNPKSGSGALSGVLKYVRHIRDTAIVSLGALAISAGFNLFLIPQQLLSGGVSGIAMIVGYYTGFEIPILYLVLNLPILIWGLVSIGRRFVALSIWSVALTTWLMQLLPVPSGASIDPVLASVFGGVLVGAGTGYSLRFGGSSGGFDILGSILTRRLDFPLGMVIFALNGIVVLALGYLYGWGLALYSMLSIYITGKIVDMIHIRHIKVTAFIVTSRTKEIAERLLNIPRGVTVISTRGAFSNTERDMLMTVTTRYELADLRRIIREVDPRAFVNIVETVEVLGEFRRTRSP
- a CDS encoding peroxiredoxin yields the protein MLRIGQAAPVFTADSTQGSIRLEEHIGKRPIVLIFYPKDNTPGCTAQLCAVRDSRRQYAEYDALVLGVNAGSLESHRQFAEKHGYDFPIVHDEGGRIRDLYDVGKILGLFLQQRVVYAIGRTGRIIFAQKGHPPTADILEALKYDREGRRMPLEAEPTEEIEE
- a CDS encoding D-2-hydroxyacid dehydrogenase; this encodes MKAVIYTSVPLDQPIARQLSQLPAGIELSVCRNPEEAAAELADAEALLIGGRMSAELLEQAPRLRWIQTFSAGVDHLPLEAISRRGIILTDASGIHRIQMAEYAIWQMLNWVRRGPELARLQAQASWNHRLEVGELHGCAVGIVGAGEIGRAVARKARAFDMTVLAYNRSGSPVPEADRLYTGRQGLHELLAASDFVVVALPLTPETNGLIGSEELRRMKPGAFLVNLARGSVVRESDLIAALRDGTIAGAGLDVFEREPLPPESPLWRMPNVVVTPHIAGSTPHYHDRALALFRDNLERLAGGRPLRNVVSFEAGY
- the pfkA gene encoding 6-phosphofructokinase codes for the protein MSQVKSIAVLTSGGDSQGMNAAVRSVVRSALFHGLQVYGIQRGYLGLINEDIRPMDLRSVGDIIQRGGTILQTARCKEFLTPEGQQRGADILRKHGIDGLVVIGGDGSYQGANKLSKLGIKTMALPGTIDNDIAYTDFTIGFDTAVSIVVDAINKLRDTMTSHERSSVVEVMGRHCGDIALYAGLASGAESILVPEVPVDLVSVANRMKENFTNGKRHSIIVVAEGVGSGHDIANKLFEMNGIESRVTVLGHIQRGGTPTHNDRVLASRLGDFAVRKLIEGESGKACGIIKGELVATDIDIVVNSKKPFNMELYELAARLSQ
- a CDS encoding YesL family protein, with the protein product MTVVEMRGMMGGLYRISEWIMRLSVTNVLWILVSLPFFILLLGIFGVGAIQGTEQEQLAAFQGVLFWVSLSMPLFFFPGTSAMFSMTRKWVMGDTDAPLLKTFFRSYKENFKQAVLGGVVFVLLGYVLYADYRFYISQESGWNFLGIVFIVFAVLYAAALFNFFSLLSHLNLTFGQLLKNTFLLTIGAPLNSVALLVTNGFLLYISSKYTFLIPFFLGSLIGLNSFFQFYRLFTRMQDKQEKWKEKEEAKRQEEAAGEEGEDASDRSEDAPNNRENGQVLPSGGESDGNRERRD